A section of the Choristoneura fumiferana chromosome 5, NRCan_CFum_1, whole genome shotgun sequence genome encodes:
- the LOC141427785 gene encoding uncharacterized protein: protein MDNVKWLLCLVLVLAAVEIIECKGRIKFGKHKNRGRGGWFFGWGKSKSSSHYYSSSSRYSGHGTGGSHSYPVSQGYSGSGSRTLGASRRMPSIPTYYTSPQHVYVTQYRNSESRYGDLLTGLTMYNLGRSHAHHHHHYYSDDYYRTAAHHRDIDSPAANTVHVKPKEEAVCFLKIKEDKEEDVLKIPCAIVSTFGNGTVETLDNARNKTAHNCSGALKTTFGNQSAVNETNISNNTNVNKTSSNITVNCNNSKDNFTNPLAVKGVPVDVKDKQCSVEIKTQVKGQDKVKVIRTNVDCLVLQRYAEMSIPENRTSAFLPSRYELKAMLNRLPWWLALIIAV from the coding sequence atggataACGTGAAATGGTTATTATGTCTTGTGCTGGTACTAGCGGCAGTGGAAATAATAGAATGCAAAGGACGAATAAAATTCGGGAAACACAAGAACCGCGGAAGAGGAGGATGGTTCTTCGGTTGGGGAAAATCAAAGTCCAGCAGCCATTATTATTCGTCGTCGTCGAGGTATTCGGGACACGGCACAGGAGGATCTCACAGTTATCCTGTATCGCAAGGATACTCTGGATCAGGGAGTCGAACTTTGGGGGCTAGCAGACGCATGCCAAGTATTCCCACGTACTACACATCGCCGCAGCATGTTTACGTGACACAGTATAGGAATTCTGAGAGTCGCTATGGTGATCTTCTCACGGGTTTAACGATGTACAACCTCGGCCGCTCTCATGCACATCACCATCACCATTATTACAGCGATGACTACTACAGAACAGCAGCTCATCATCGTGACATTGATTCGCCAGCAGCGAACACAGTCCACGTAAAACCAAAAGAGGAAGccgtttgttttttaaaaatcaaagAAGACAAAGAAGAAGACGTTTTAAAAATCCCGTGTGCTATCGTATCGACATTTGGTAATGGTACCGTCGAAACTTTAGATAATGCTAGAAACAAAACTGCTCACAATTGTTCCGGTGCATTAAAGACAACTTTTGGAAACCAGTCAGCTGTTAACGAAACGAATATAAGTAACAACACAAATGTGAACAAAACATCAAGCAACATTACGGTGAACTGCAACAATAGTAAGGACAATTTTACAAACCCTTTGGCAGTTAAAGGTGTTCCGGTCGACGTTAAAGATAAACAATGCTCAGTTGAGATAAAAACACAAGTGAAGGGACAAGATAAGGTCAAAGTGATTCGTACCAACGTAGATTGCTTAGTTCTACAACGATATGCCGAAATGTCTATTCCTGAAAATAGAACAAGTGCCTTTTTACCATCACGATATGAACTAAAGGCTATGTTGAACAGACTTCCGTGGTGGCTAGCATTGATTATTGCTGTTTAA
- the LOC141428007 gene encoding uncharacterized protein, whose protein sequence is MINKIILFCLVFSIVTVHFVECKGGGRGGGGRGGGRGGWGGSRGSGGSFGSWIKGLFGGGKTSSSHTYPASTGLSGHGSGSAHGYPSSNGLSGTGTGQRHGYPASTGLSGSNKYGQRYQSVYSVPSYYTAPQQVYVTQYRQSGSRYNDLLTGLTFYNLGRMHSYHPHYYYHDSYYHRASSAAGSQSTSESTSGVGEENEATCIMRIEEINNEKVEVLKIPCAIVSTFINGENKSPSVGVGTTVCVNTVVQDASAERNKDEEYDVPKMEVICKSVVNATDPLLVQGPPLKYNSNMKCNVEIVTKENAISTEVNCEALMNLAKLSVPENKETIIMPPRNKLKDMMEHPPWWLSLFLAV, encoded by the coding sequence ATGATCAATAAGATTATCTTGTTTTGTCTCGTGTTCTCAATAGTAACCGTACATTTTGTGGAATGTAAAGGTGGCGGAAGAGGAGGAGGGGGCAGGGGAGGAGGAAGGGGAGGATGGGGAGGTAGCCGAGGCTCAGGAGGAAGCTTTGGTAGCTGGATAAAAGGTCTCTTCGGCGGTGGCAAAACTTCAAGCTCCCACACCTACCCTGCGTCTACAGGCTTATCCGGGCATGGCTCCGGAAGTGCGCACGGCTATCCTTCTTCGAACGGTCTTTCTGGAACAGGAACAGGTCAGCGACATGGCTACCCGGCATCAACAGGCCTTTCTGGATCAAACAAATATGGCCAAAGATATCAGTCCGTTTACAGCGTACCTTCTTATTACACTGCACCACAGCAGGTTTATGTGACTCAGTACAGACAGTCAGGCAGTCGGTATAACGACCTTCTAACCGGCTTAACCTTTTATAATTTGGGTCGCATGCACAGTTATCACCCACATTATTACTACCACGACAGCTACTACCATCGTGCGTCTTCAGCTGCAGGTTCTCAATCAACTTCAGAAAGCACAAGCGGGGTTGGTGAGGAGAATGAAGCTACCTGTATTATGAGAATTGAAGAAATAAACAATGAGAAAGTGGAAGTGTTGAAAATACCTTGTGCCATAGTGTCGACTTTTATAAATGGTGAAAATAAATCACCATCTGTTGGAGTGGGTACAACTGTATGTGTTAATACAGTTGTACAAGATGCGTCAGCTGAGAGAAATAAGGATGAAGAGTATGATGTACCAAAAATGGAAGTAATTTGTAAGTCAGTGGTAAATGCTACTGATCCTCTTTTGGTACAGGGGCCACCTTTAAAGTATAATTCTAATATGAAGTGTAATGTTGAGATCGTGACTAAAGAAAACGCCATAAGCACCGAAGTGAACTGTGAGGCCCTAATGAACCTTGCTAAACTATCGGTGCCTGAAAATAAAGAGACCATTATAATGCCACCGAGAAATAAACTTAAAGATATGATGGAACATCCCCCATGGTGGCTTTCATTGTTTCTCGCGGTGTGA
- the LOC141427784 gene encoding uncharacterized protein has protein sequence MANRTVLLCLLLSISLSCFIECAPGKYGSGRSSGSRSSRPSWSSSRSSGSSGSSKPSYPSSSSGLSGFGSSWGSSRSSKPSYPSSSSGLSGFGSSWGSSGSSKPSYPSSSSGLSGFGSSWGSSGSSKPSYPSSSSGLSGFGSSWGSSGSSKPSYPSSSSGLSGSRSPKPSYPSSPTGLSGSGSSSTFGGHGSNTYRPSNTYNTNSGYGSNSYHPSNSYNTNSRYGNNYGTPHGSYGPQIFTSNHYYTSPQYVYVHEYRNSGSRYGDILTGLALYNMGRSHSHYHDHYYQDDYYRHRYHSDGSLNGNNSPQNAASCTMKVKENGRVEVLKIPCEIVSTFTEGKETPIPQNQTNTTVCVTNSTIVNNTMPVNASAANTTLSSNTTLSSNVTMVNSTSCTTILNATDPMKLKGKPLDSSNLECIVEIRTKDRYTSNPVDCNALIQYSKMPEPKHNDIILPDRQKLKSYLKSPPWWMSLFFAV, from the coding sequence ATGGCCAACAGAACCGTTCTGTTGTGCCTTCTCCTTTCGATTTCGCTATCGTGTTTTATTGAATGTGCGCCCGGAAAGTACGGTTCTGGGAGATCTTCGGGTTCAAGATCAAGTAGACCATCATGGTCCTCATCACGATCATCTGGATCCTCGGGTTCAAGTAAACCAAGCTACCCATCGTCATCGTCAGGGCTATCCGGATTCGGGTCATCGTGGGGATCCTCGCGTTCAAGTAAACCAAGCTACCCATCGTCATCGTCAGGGTTATCCGGATTTGGGTCATCATGGGGATCCTCAGGTTCAAGTAAACCGAGCTACCCATCGTCATCGTCAGGATTATCTGGATTCGGTTCATCATGGGGATCCTCGGGTTCAAGTAAACCAAGCTACCCATCGTCATCGTCAGGGCTATCTGGATTTGGGTCGTCATGGGGATCCTCGGGTTCCAGTAAGCCAAGCTACCCGTCATCGTCATCTGGATTATCGGGGTCTAGGTCGCCGAAACCTAGCTACCCATCATCGCCAACTGGTTTATCTGGATCTGGATCTTCTAGTACTTTCGGTGGACATGGAAGCAACACTTATCGCCCTAGTAATACTTACAATACGAACTCTGGCTATGGGAGTAATAGTTACCATCCTAGTAATTCCTATAATACGAACTCAAGATATGGCAACAATTACGGTACCCCCCACGGAAGTTACGGCCCGCAAATATTTACCAGTAACCATTACTACACCTCACCTCAATACGTATATGTCCACGAATACAGGAATTCTGGCAGCCGCTATGGGGACATACTGACAGGCTTAGCACTGTACAATATGGGCCGCTCTCATAGCCATTATCACGACCATTACTACCAAGATGATTACTACAGGCATAGATACCATTCAGATGGTAGCCTAAATGGGAATAACTCCCCACAAAACGCGGCAAGCTGTACAATGAAGGTCAAGGAAAATGGACGTGTAGAAGTTCTGAAAATACCTTGCGAAATCGTTTCTACTTTTACCGAGGGAAAAGAGACTCCCATTCCTCAAAACCAAACTAATACGACAGTATGTGTAACAAACTCGACTATTGTTAATAACACCATGCCAGTGAATGCTTCTGCAGCTAACACAACTTTATCATCTAACACAACTTTATCATCTAACGTTACCATGGTCAATTCCACATCGTGTACCACGATACTTAATGCAACTGACCCAATGAAGCTTAAAGGAAAACCGTTGGATTCGTCTAATTTGGAGTGCATTGTTGAGATCAGAACTAAAGACAGGTACACGAGCAATCCTGTGGATTGTAACGCTTTGATCCAATATTCGAAGATGCCCGAACCCAAGCACAATGACATAATTCTACCTGACAGGCAAAAACTGAAGTCATATTTGAAGAGTCCACCGTGGTGGATGTCACTGTTCTTCGCAGTGTAG